The window TCctataataaaatacaaggtGTATCAGAATAGTTACACGACTGGTGTCTCAAATCCTAACTCAAAGTTTTGAAGCAATAATCCTGGAAGTCTAACACACTTTCTGAGCCTCCTCTGCCATGATGATTTTTCTGGGAATCTTGATGTCTTGCTCGtcttcaaaaagaggtcttcAATGACCCCCTTAAGcttggaaagggggggggggtgggatcATGTGGAGCCAGGATGCGTGAGTATCAGTCTTGGAACCTTTCTGACACACCTCTTAATTCAAACTTGTGCCCTTCAGTCACGCAGAAGAATGACCTGACACATTCCAATATagctgtttgtcttttttttaacacttgtgtgtgtttcttaCCAGTAGTGCCAGATGAAAGATGTTGTGCTTAGCCAGCAGCGTGGTTTCATTTGACAGTAGGAACTTTAGCAGGTTGATAAGAGCTATGCAAAGGTAGaccagaacaaacaaaaaaacagagtgGATAGACATCTTAGCAAAGAAATATAGTGGCACCAAGCTTTGTTCAGTATACTGAATATTGCGATTAAGACATAATGGAGGGCATAGAGAAatcgatgtaaaaaaaatgttgtttttaaaaagggcaTCAAGAAGCATGCGTTTTAAAACACACCGAAAGATGACACGCATCTGCCGGTTTAATTTGACTCATTCATTCCTTTTCACTCTATTATCATTACCACAAGCAGGGAATGCGACGCCATCCAGAGAATGAAGCTGATTATTGGTCTGATTAGAGGAATCAGTATTCTAATGAGACACAGCGCAATGGGACCATTAAAAAGTGGAATGTGATCGTGTGTTGTGTTGACCAGGCTGAAACCAAGTCCACCACGATGGATTGTGCTTTCTTTAGAGACTCATTATCCAAACTCAATGATGCAATTTATTTCCAAATGCACATGGCAACGACTTCAGAGCGAAATTGTGTTTTGCTTGCAAAGGGTGTAAACTCTTAAACATGGACGCACAACTAATTAAAGCAGCAAGAGATTTACAAcacaaatctttaaaaaaaactgtatttccCAACATAGCTAAGGGGGGAGATGTAAGATAGCAAAATTGTGACCTTGAGTTTAAAGTAAAAAGTTTCTTTAAAGGGGGAGTTTGCAGTTTTTATGACTGCTATCAAAATTAAAATGCAGCCTCACTTCACTAATCCATCTTCCCTTCGAGTCTCTGACCAAAGCCACGGCTCATCTAACGAGATGAACGAGCACTGTAAACAAGCCACGGCTGCTATGTTGCTAACATGACTTCCTTGTGATCAAGTACATACCTGACCATAGCTCCCTCCAAGTGTAGTGTAGTCGGATTCTGCACTTCTTCTGGTAGCAGAGAAGTTTGTGAATAATCTGAACACAGCGCCTGATCAGGACATAGACAGAAACAAATGTGACGGATATGTCTGTAATTTTGTGTGCCGTGAGTGTGTACCGTTTACTCACAAATATAAATCCATGGGGAAATCCTTCATCATGTGTGTGACGATAAATTCTACCATCAGATCTATGGAAGGTTTTAAAAGAAGTTGAAAAGTTAATTGTAAAAGCTAATATTTCGTTAGCAAAATGCCGGCAACACCCAGgcgacaaaacatttttaaaagtaaccacCGTGTAACTATAACCAGGAAATAAACGAAGCCTTACCTAGAACCGCACATACCAGCGGCAGACAAGGGATGTTCTTCTCCACGGCTTTCTTTCTGTGCCTCATGGGCTGCAAAAGGGAAATACATTTAAGTGTACTGACATGAACAGGTTACAGGGACGTCTTCTTTTGGGCTTTATTGTCTGATGGTTCATACAACCGCTCACAGTTCTTGAAACACAACACAGGGATATCTGCATTTCATGATAACCGAGAAAATAATCATCAAGGGCAGCAAAGGACAATATacttgtatgaaccggtccgtggtacaaAAAAGGTTGGGGGCCACACCATTAAATAACATAAGAGACAACATACTTCCTTGTCTtaactcattttgtttttgtagtgtGAACATgaaggttaaaattgaaaacctTGACACATTAGGTAAATTATGAATGTAAGTCTTAGCACTACTGCTGGGACCATTAGgagtggcgtggctcagtggtagagtggttgtctcccatccATGAGGTTGCGGGtttcacccctggtgaccacaTTGAAgcgtccttgagcaagacactgcaCCCCGATTTGTTCCCAGaggacctggcagcgccctgTGTGGCAGCAGCCAACCACTGGTATGTGAAttggtgaatgtgaggctttgtaaagcgctttgggggtctatagctaaaaaaaaaaatgcgctaTATAAATAGCAGTCAGGTCCATTCCACAAAACGGCCTATATATCTTCTCAATacgggaaatgcccagtggttAACCCAGTGGTTTACAGTGGCTTCAGGTGTGACCATAAAACTAGATCACCATGAGGCTGTTGTGAGAATTACAATAATCAAATACCTCTctcagcatagttagtcttgctattagcataatactgctattattgtccatagggggcattaaaaaaataaaataaaataaaaactatatatgtatagataggtctgatgccactgaacattttgagcggttgaaagtgaaaaaaaatattcataaatgactaagttatctcacttcaaaggaaatgcctgattttggcaaaattacaagagttttgtgctattcagaaaaatgccattgtgaaaaactgggcatgcataaaaaaattctattatgacttatgaccttgtttgagcctctaactatgtcatatgaaatattcaaattagtcttttattttatatatatatacagcatagttagtcttgctattagcataatactgctattattgtccatagggggcattaaaaaaataaaataaaataaaaaatatatatgtatagataggtctgatgccactgaacattttgagcggttgaaagcgaaaaaatattcataaatgactaagttatctctcttcaaaggaaatgccagattttgacaaaattacaagagttttgtgctattcagaaaaatgccattgtgaaaaactgggcatgcataaaaaaattatattgttatgactttatggacttattcaagcctctaaatatgtcatatgaaatattcaaattagacctttattttatttttatttttttttacagcatagttaattttgctgttagcataatactgctattattgtccatagagggcattaaaaaaaaaaaactttttttaaaaaaactatatatgaatagataggtctgatgcaagtgaacattttgagcggttgaaagtgaaaaaaatattcataaatgactaagttatcacacttcaaaggaaatgccagattttgtcaaaaattacaagaatttaatcaaactataataacgcccaggggttaatcaCTTACATCTCCGGAATTGTCCATTAAAAATGCCAATAAAATAGTATTAGGTTATTAAACCATGTATTATGCAGACCTTCAATATAAAGTTAAAACATCTAGCAAACGGCAACCAccaattattaaatgtttgcaAGACCATCAATCCAAGCAACTGTCCACCTGTCAAGAAATGTCTGTTTTGCTCATGACAATACCTATGCTTCATTTGGATCTGATTTAAATAACGGTTTCAAAAGCTATGACCATTGCGACACACAAGATGATAGCACAGGCCCGCACAGTAAACCATTCAACATTTTCATACTATAGACTCACCATTCTATGCAGACTGACTCTGAAGTTCATATTATCATCGTGCAGAAAGGCATCAGCATACTGGTCCTGTCACACACATACATCACGTGGTAAACACAAGCGAGATCCAGAGCTCGGGTGACTGAAGGATGTCAAAATATGTGCGCTGCTCCTACCTCAGCTATACATGTGAGGATGATTAGGCACAGTCTGGCACTGTTGAGTCGATGCTCATCTGAAAACATGTAACATTTTATTCGTGAGAAAGAGATCAGTgcaaattatatacagtacattaacaTGACAGTAAGGATATGTACATGTTAAGATGAGGGATAAAGGAAGCATTTAGAAGAAAGGGGATAGCGTAGGAAATAATTATGAAGTGTTTTTTACCTTTCGTATCCTGCATTACGATAGAGGCGTACTTGATGAAGGTGATGAGAAGGTTGCTTGTCTGCAGGTTGGGATCCAGTGGCAGCTCTGGGTTGTTCATCACTACACAGACCATGAACAATTAAGACATCAACCAATTTGGGTGTACATGTATGGAAAACTTCtattgaatgacttttattcacCACAAGTCAGTTCCAGGTCAGTTATTCCCTTGATAACCTAATCTAAAAACCACTGAGCCTCGACTCGGCCGTCTAAAAGTAAAAGCACTGCCTTGTAGTGGCTGTATTCATTCAGGCAAACACTGATAAGAGAAGGAACATCTCAGATCCATCGCTGAAGCTGCTGTGTTGTCGAGACAAGTACCTCCAGACAATTAAACTCTGCCCGCAGCTGTTTGTTTCAGTAATGATCAATCAGTTTCTATTTGCCCCCTTCGCTCAAATTCTCATTTGTTTCCAGCTTCCTCCGATCACAGGACAGGATCATTTCCCACTCTCTGTACAGAGTTCTGGTGCGTTTGTTTCCTGCATTCCTGAATTCAGGCATGCTAAGTAAGATCTGATTTTAATGCAGGCTTCAAGTGGCAGGTTAATCTTAACAGAGGAGTTAATATTTCATAGAGAAAATAGCGCTCGCAGCCAAGGGAAAACCAGCCTCAGATAGAAACATGCATCAATTAGGagtaacagtgtgtgtgtgtgtgtgtgtgtgtgtgtgtgtgtgtgtgtgtgtgtatcccaAATGAACCACACATGGAAACACAAAACATGAAGTGGTTTGGTTCGATGAGAAACATGAGTAAAAAGGTGTCTTCCAGCTGTCTTGGCAGGGCCGTTAACCGAACCAACTCaattttctaaaataaactagtaaatatttgaaaaggctgcttgtgtgtgttcaaaAATGTTTGGTAAGGTAGttatgaaaaatgaatgttGCAACACAGTTAAGCTCAAACTGAGGTAAAGAGGCAGAGACCCTTAATGTTAAAACGCTTCCAAAATGCTTTGTTCCATTTTATGGCCCCTTCAGGTGCTTCCAAATTGTATAAAGGGCAAGTTGTGGTTTCAAGCTTTTGTAAATACATAGTTCCCTTGGAGGCTCTGAGATGCTTAAAATTGGAAAGCAGGAGTTTGCTGGGGGCACTGGAGGGGAAATTACTTTTTTCATCCTAGAActtcaaatgttttaaggcaCTAAAAGTAATTTAGCATGCTGTTCCTTATGGTATAGCTCCCTAACtaattggggaaaaaacagcTCTGCGGTTGTAAGaacaagaaaggaaaaaaaaagagaatgacaTACTGTCTAGTGAGGGTGGTGTCGTGCCAAGCGGCGTTGTCGGTGTGGTCGGAGGCTGGCTGGCTGGCGTAGCAACAATGTCAATCTCAGGGTGGCTCtgtgaaaagaccaaaaacatGGAAGATGTTATTATAAAAGTGTCACTCAGTGAACAACAGACTCATGTTTCCATCGGTGCACTGAGAAAAACAATTGCCGTTAGAAATGACTACGAAGACTTGAAGTCAACTGTAAGTTGTCCCAAAAGACCAACGCCATTATCTCAAAGGTTATGACTCACTAAATGATTTAATCAGACTAATTAATGACAGTTAACACATAGCAAAACAATGTGTGTGGACAGACGTACAAACCACTAGAAAAGGTTTGAATGTTACCTGTGCCAATACAGTGATGAAGTTGCGGTTGAGGTGCACGGCTTCATACAGTGCCAGCAAAATTGCCTCATTGGTCCTACAGACAAAATGCAAATTCAAAGCCAGCACTTTCAATGAAAGAGAGAAATGGtcaaacaaaagcaacaacTTTGGCATGAAAAATGATCAATTTGTTCCAGTGAAGTTCAAAACAAACTCAGCTACCTAACCTTTTTGAAGTTTAATAGCTACTTCTTGAGTACTGATTAAAATGAAGTCTACCACTTTGATACTCACTTAtatgaaaacaatgaaaatcatttctcacaataattaggaaatagataaatataaatatgtaacCTGTTTCTATAAATCTGCCAgtgtttacatttcaaataatCACAATGTCACATCACTGGTAAGccatttttagaacaggcccgcGGGCTACTCATGTGATCCTTGGTAGTTACCTGGTGCCCATAGGCACCACGTTGGCAACCTTTTCTACTTTAAATTAGTTTGGCTAAAAACTATTAAGTCTTCTTTATAAGCGAGTGTCGTGTGTCGTGTGTGtagctgcatttgaggaagaaATGCAAAATTCTTTGTTTTGTAATCAGAAGAATGGTAGAATCGCTTAAAAGAGAAAATTGTTGAAACTACTGAAACAAAgaaattttttttgctaaaaagtAAGATTACTTGTCACGTACTGAACAGAAAGCTTCTCGTCCGCATCTGCTATAAACATGCTGCCCACCTGTGGACAAATGTAGAAACATAGCTTTGCTCAATGACCATCGATATAAATCTGCACATCGTTCCTTTCAATAAATTGTAAGAAGGAAATACCCACCATACTCGTGAGTGTGGAGAAGAAGCCACCCTGGTGCTCTTCCTCTTTGTCTTTATACTGCCTGTAGCAAGAGAATGAATAGGGACAATTAAAAGGAAGAAGGAAGCAATGACATTTGCAGAATGATAGGTAGAGTCAGAAAAAGACTAATTAATAAAGACTAATTAACAGATCACTCATTACTTGGATGCATTTGTTAACACAATTGATACAATCACTTAGAAACAGCATTTTTATTCCAAACCTTGCTgcatacaaaaacatttctgaCTGACAAAGGACAGCAAGCTATTAATAACTTTTTTCACTATTTGCTTTAGACTTGTAGAAatagaaaatttatttataacaCATCATCATTgtacaacattgttttttttgtttttattatacatgGAAAGTAATCATGATTACATCTTACCTGTTATATTCTGTTAGAGCGTGGTGGACAACAAGGCCCATTCcctgacagaaaaaaacacattagatTGTTTAGGTATTAACTGTCTACAATTTTAGTCATGATGACATACATATGTTATGTGTGAGCAATTCTGTAAAGACCACAGGTAAGACTAAAATGTCCCTCAGTGGAGTGCAAACCTACACCATGGCtgaaatgaaaaggaaaaatcGGAGTGCATCACGTTTATGTTCATCTCCTCATGTCCACTTCTTGGCACATTGAGGTAACAAACAGAAAGTTATGTGAttctttaatattattattattatacccaAGGGTGGACTTTCCaccaactaaaaataaataaatgcatagcTAGCTGTATGTGCATCTTTATCTCAAACCCAACCAAAATTGAATGGTTTCTCCTTTGAATGTACTGTCACCCTACAAagctaggattttttttgtttgactatTTCCAAAtcactgtgtaaaaataaaaaataaaataaaaggtaatTCAAACCTCAGAGGTAAAGGTAGCTTAAAGCTTTGGTATAGCATTGTACATGACATACTTACATCCAGTGTTGGCTCATCATCCACAATGGAGAGCTTCACGATATATGGATTTACAGACTGGCAGACAGACGGGGGGAAAAGCAAAGAAATTTGATGCCTTGAAGGATTTTACAAACAGAATGTAAACTACACTAACAAATACACTGAAGTGCAGAAAATCAGCCTTAGACCAACCAAGGTTCTGTATTTGTTACATTACTAGTACTGTATTGGTGCTTCAAGTCAGTCAAACAACAAACCTCATACTTCCTGTAATTGACCAGAAGGGCCAGAAGAACAACAGCATCATAACCATGCTGCCCTCTACTGGATGCATCAGAAAGAATCTGCAGAGACAGAATTGCACAATTGCACAAAATATATTATTCATACCCGTCCATCCATTGAGGTCACCTTATCCTTACCTGAAGAATGGCTTCAAAGATGCTATTGATCATCACATACTCCAAGATGGTGTTCTGACTAATATTGTCTGTTACCTGCAAACAAACACAGGACTATCAAGTTTAAAATTGTCCCTGCCAGTAATAGTGAAAACTGGACTCTTCATATTGTTGTGATGTCTCACCGTCACTAGACACAGCAGAAGTTTGAGACAAAGGCTCTTCAGACTCTCTGAGCCATCTCCACAAAGGAGGCTGTCCAGTCTTTCCATCAGGTCCTATAACAAAAACCATTGATTGAAccttttttcatacatttttcatgCATAACCATCAGAGATTGTTTTTCCCCTCATACCTTCATCCTTTGCTCCGCCTTGTCAAAGCCCATAAGCATATTAATGATGTCAAAGCCAGACGCTGACTTGTTCTTTTGATGAACTCCCCTGAAAAGTGCACATAGAGTCTGGGAGAGCAGAAAGGGAGAACGAGGGTGGCAAAAAGCGAGAATTTGGTTAAGAGATTAAACATACAGCACTCAATGCACTCCAAACAATTTTGTCACCTGCAGAGCATTGACCACTTTGATCTGATGTTCCTCTCCGAGAGCCTGAACACTGTGATGGAAGAGAGAATTGATGTTGTCCTGAATCCGCTGCACCTCCTCGCCATCGACGCTCTCCAGCTTTGACTCCAAGTACTCCAAGTTCACCTAGAAAATGAGGGATGTTGTTTTGAAATGCACTAAGCATATAAATGACTGGAAGGAGGAATATAGACAAGTAgcaaaaacaatgtaaaatgcATACAGACCATGCAAGTTAATCAGCCGCACCACGTTTTGACTGCTTATTTTAGGCACCATTTCTGTTATTCTCGTAACTGTAaggcatgcccccccccccaattataCAATTAGCCCTATAGGACAGTCAACTCATGTTTTTAGTTCATGTTTCACTATTAATCTTACTCCGGACCTTTTGGACCACAATGGAATTATGACCTCTATTTGATTTctgtataaattatatttttcaaaagaCTGGTATAATTGCCTAATTTGAGGTATTACATACTAAAATAAACTCAACGTATCACGAGCACAACCTTAACCAACTTAACTATTACTTATGTGAAAGACAATATAATGAGTTATTAATATGAtaagtaatttaataaaataaaataattcagcTAATTTTATAAATATCACATTCATACATTACTGCACATAAAGTATTGACTCTATAATGTAccttcatcagaaaaagttcaTCCCAGAAGCGAGGGTTGTTCTTAGCTGGGTCCTCTTTCTAAAACAAACATATGAGTGACGCAAtagttacaaaaataatatgattATACATGTTGATATAATGTGGGTGTGTGATGCTTGATACTCACTGCAAAGATCTCATCATACATCAACACGACCTTCTCCTTCAGTGGTTTCTTGGAGGATGACGTCCTCCTCAGCAAACCTGCCTTCTTCTCCACCTGAGACATGACAAGGTCTAAGGATATGGACACGTAAGGaaataatatgaatataaaCAGTTCTCATATGGTACATGGTAGACACTGAGTAATGGCTAGACAACACTAATCATCATCTAGAATGTTATATCGTTCAGTACTAATTGTTTGGACTTTTAAGTATgtactatatttttttgataatgTGGGGTACGATAAGGTCAGTGTCAGCAGTTAAGCCCCCTATAAAGTGTAAAGAGACGGTTGTGGCGTCATACTACATATTACTATGTAATTGTAATACCATAATGTACTTTATATGAACATCAATTGCTTTTTGAACAGTGTCTTGAATAGGAGAACACTGATGTTAACAACTCTTAAAAGCTCAAACCAGTGCTACTATGAAATTCAACACCTCGTACCAGAGGCGCAGGAACAAATTGTGTGGTGGAGGGTAGTGCTCAGTGGGCTCTTCCAACAATGAGGGCAACCTGCCACACAGTATTTATATTAggctatccatccattttctaacagTGACAAGTACAGAAGGCAGGTTGTCATAGTTGGCGAGAAAATTAAAACTGTCCAAAAGATTTACGATGCAAGTGATGTGAGCTGTCTACTACACTGACAGTTtatagatttttggggggtctattttgaaaatgtgttgctACATGTAATTACGGTACTGATACGCAACATATGTTTAGATAGGTACCACCAAGTGCAATAAATAAGGGTTGTGATGTGAAAAAGGAGCAAAGGGCCATATCAACAGCAGACCAAAAAGTGGGTTGACTTTGCCCCTAATGTTCCTCCCGTCTCTGACTAGTAGTCAGTCATTtggcagtttaaaaaatatgtaaggCAGGATTTTCGCACGGAAATGCAATTGTGCTACTTAACTACTTACTAGTTACTTGTTTACCAGCTGACGTTGGCTGAAAGGAATCGCTCATGATGCATGGGATGAGCAGCTAATCAGCTAGCGTTATCTAAAAAGACACGTTTGTTAACCTGTCTTCTACACTTGacctgatttgtgaataaaacaCAATCCGTTCATCGTGTTAGTGAATGCATTTTCTTCCACATACTCAACTAAGACCCTGCTTCTGAATTCTCGGTTAGCGAATCTGCGGCTAATGCTGCCTAGCTTAATTAAGACAAGAATGCGAGGTTAGCATCCATTTAACGAGCTTTTATAAGGAACGTGTGGTCGTGGAAATTTACGTCATTATCGCGTTGCATTATTTAGCCACGTTTCTGCATAGATACGAAAGTGTTCGTTCTTACCTCACTTTGAATGTATGATGTAGCTCATGAATCCTTGACACAACAACTGCTCTTTGACTTCAATTTAGCATACTGCTAACTCGTGTGGAGCCTTCTACCGGTCTGTAGTGTCACTACACTCAGATACACACATATAGTACAGTGCCATTGTTGAACAGTTATTTTTGCCtaataaaataaacttgttATAACGTTGTCCATAACTTTTTATTAGCtaattgcttttctttttgttgttcttgttggTCTTTACCTTCATGGAGCATTGAGTAATGCGTCTTAATCAAGAAGTATGTACTGCCTTATGGGGTCGATGCCACGGACATcccacttccgggttttacacatcagcgccgtttccggccactgctggccacgttccaacactcgcacccccacccctgctttTTAACCTCGCGTGAACCATTACTTActgttatattttttgaataataaattattaaagtAATTATTACATAGCCTGGTAATCCAATAAGAATTAAGCATTCACTTCAACTGCATTGTGTGTGCGATTCCTCACAGtgttattttcatatttctaaTACTGCTATGTatggacaattccgaacatccgggcatttctgatatttctgcaGTGCAACACAAAGATTGTTGGATATACTGTAATGCATCACTAATGGCAAATATTGTATATCACTGCCAACATACTTCCTACCCATTGTACAAATATATCATAATTTATTATTACTCTTACATATTCTAACATGCAGCATCTTAATCTTGTTTTCATTCTTagattaaaattttatattaatcCTGCAAGCGATGTTTTCTTGGTCGTGCATTTCAATGAGTGTATAGCCTATGTATGACAACTGCTAGTATGACAATCatgcaatttaaatttaaaaaatatttataaagcTTATTTAATTCTATAAGCTCCTTATCACACGCTTTGTTTTCATCATCACTAGTACTATATAGCCTTCAGGTATGTTATTAAAATAGAAACTGTGAATTGAAAATGTGTAACTCAATTAAGAATTTCAAATACTTGTATAAATGCAAGATTATTAATAGTTACAAAATGGCAATGTAGTCTATAGTtatggaaaaatgtatttttctataCATGTATGtcagtattaatattttttttgtaaatatatgcaTGCGTATATGTAGTACATTGTTGGACTTAGATGCAGTACGTGAATGTATGAACTTGTGATAGGTCTGTTACCTTGATGTAGTATCATGTGAAAAGGGTAGACAGTATGAGCTTTGGTTTCAGTCTACACCTTTTGGTCTTTGTTCTTATatgtatatttcttttttgcttATTGATTGTTACGACcaataaaactaaatttaaaattaaaaaaaagaaggaaaaaaactgaaGTGGTTAAATGTCATAACGTTAAGTACCaatttgttagtttttcaatAACTTCCGAAACAATctcttaaagtgaaaatgtatctttttttattggTACCATACATTAATTAGCAAGGGCAGAAActaaccaaaaaacaaaacaaaaaaagataccAAACAATGCTTCTACGGGGTTTGAGGAAGGTACAAATCACCATTCAAACTCAATTTTAAATGGGTTGAAAGTGTAACAAAATAGAAATGTACAAAGAGTTAGAAGATTCCACTTCACTTATGGACGTGATGAATAGCAGAAGGGCCAAATGAAGAACAGCAGGACTTTCAGGCTTTTTATGACTCATGAATGCAATTTATAAGACTAAACTGTTACAAACTATGCAGGATGAACATAATGTTAAGCTGGTTTTAGAACATGTTTGAAGATGgcacaaattaaaacaatgctgggggtggggggtggggggataagTCATTTGAACAACTTTTAAAGCCAGTGATTGAAGCGAAAGTCAAAAACATTTCAGCACATTCACATGACCTCAGGTTGAATCAAGGTTACGCAATACAAAAAACTTCTGACAGTGGAGGGGGGAACGAACTAACAATTTATGTTGACATGAAACAAATGAGTGAATTTCTGAATgtcctaaataaatacataagaaaaacaaaagacttAGGATACACCTTCCCATGGTGCCATTGTACCCTTGGGGCTTTTGTCATTTCATTTACACTACCCTTAAAAAAAGAGGGAGGAGGAAAGCACTGGGTGTGTTTTTTCCTCATTTCTCCTATCTTGTTTCTTTACATTAGATCAGGATGGCTTTAGGTATATCTAAGTAAGAATACATCTTATTACAGTCAGACAGAACTTTTGCTACTACCTTAAATATACAcgcacaaatacacaaaatttcaaaatttccAAAAGCAAcggaaagacaaaataaaacatccacactaaataatttttcttttataaacacaaaagataaaaacaatatattttaggGGAGG of the Vanacampus margaritifer isolate UIUO_Vmar chromosome 7, RoL_Vmar_1.0, whole genome shotgun sequence genome contains:
- the armh3 gene encoding armadillo-like helical domain-containing protein 3 isoform X2, yielding MSQVEKKAGLLRRTSSSKKPLKEKVVLMYDEIFAKEDPAKNNPRFWDELFLMKVNLEYLESKLESVDGEEVQRIQDNINSLFHHSVQALGEEHQIKVVNALQTLCALFRGVHQKNKSASGFDIINMLMGFDKAEQRMKDLMERLDSLLCGDGSESLKSLCLKLLLCLVTVTDNISQNTILEYVMINSIFEAILQILSDASSRGQHGYDAVVLLALLVNYRKYESVNPYIVKLSIVDDEPTLDGMGLVVHHALTEYNRQYKDKEEEHQGGFFSTLTSMVGSMFIADADEKLSVQTNEAILLALYEAVHLNRNFITVLAQSHPEIDIVATPASQPPTTPTTPLGTTPPSLDMMNNPELPLDPNLQTSNLLITFIKYASIVMQDTKDEHRLNSARLCLIILTCIAEDQYADAFLHDDNMNFRVSLHRMPMRHRKKAVEKNIPCLPLVCAVLDLMVEFIVTHMMKDFPMDLYLRCVQIIHKLLCYQKKCRIRLHYTWRELWSALINLLKFLLSNETTLLAKHNIFHLALLVVNLFNMFITYGDTFLPTSNSYDELYYEIVRMHQVFDNLYCMVLRVSTNTGQWKEPASKVTHALVNVRAIINHFNPKIESYAAVNHISQLSEEQVLEVVRSNYDTLTLKLQDGLDQFERYSEQPKEAAFFKELVRSISLNVRKNVSLNTLSQDVLLKEFSSIS
- the armh3 gene encoding armadillo-like helical domain-containing protein 3 isoform X1, with protein sequence MSDSFQPTSAGKQVTNLVMSQVEKKAGLLRRTSSSKKPLKEKVVLMYDEIFAKEDPAKNNPRFWDELFLMKVNLEYLESKLESVDGEEVQRIQDNINSLFHHSVQALGEEHQIKVVNALQTLCALFRGVHQKNKSASGFDIINMLMGFDKAEQRMKDLMERLDSLLCGDGSESLKSLCLKLLLCLVTVTDNISQNTILEYVMINSIFEAILQILSDASSRGQHGYDAVVLLALLVNYRKYESVNPYIVKLSIVDDEPTLDGMGLVVHHALTEYNRQYKDKEEEHQGGFFSTLTSMVGSMFIADADEKLSVQTNEAILLALYEAVHLNRNFITVLAQSHPEIDIVATPASQPPTTPTTPLGTTPPSLDMMNNPELPLDPNLQTSNLLITFIKYASIVMQDTKDEHRLNSARLCLIILTCIAEDQYADAFLHDDNMNFRVSLHRMPMRHRKKAVEKNIPCLPLVCAVLDLMVEFIVTHMMKDFPMDLYLRCVQIIHKLLCYQKKCRIRLHYTWRELWSALINLLKFLLSNETTLLAKHNIFHLALLVVNLFNMFITYGDTFLPTSNSYDELYYEIVRMHQVFDNLYCMVLRVSTNTGQWKEPASKVTHALVNVRAIINHFNPKIESYAAVNHISQLSEEQVLEVVRSNYDTLTLKLQDGLDQFERYSEQPKEAAFFKELVRSISLNVRKNVSLNTLSQDVLLKEFSSIS
- the armh3 gene encoding armadillo-like helical domain-containing protein 3 isoform X3 codes for the protein MYDEIFAKEDPAKNNPRFWDELFLMKVNLEYLESKLESVDGEEVQRIQDNINSLFHHSVQALGEEHQIKVVNALQTLCALFRGVHQKNKSASGFDIINMLMGFDKAEQRMKDLMERLDSLLCGDGSESLKSLCLKLLLCLVTVTDNISQNTILEYVMINSIFEAILQILSDASSRGQHGYDAVVLLALLVNYRKYESVNPYIVKLSIVDDEPTLDGMGLVVHHALTEYNRQYKDKEEEHQGGFFSTLTSMVGSMFIADADEKLSVQTNEAILLALYEAVHLNRNFITVLAQSHPEIDIVATPASQPPTTPTTPLGTTPPSLDMMNNPELPLDPNLQTSNLLITFIKYASIVMQDTKDEHRLNSARLCLIILTCIAEDQYADAFLHDDNMNFRVSLHRMPMRHRKKAVEKNIPCLPLVCAVLDLMVEFIVTHMMKDFPMDLYLRCVQIIHKLLCYQKKCRIRLHYTWRELWSALINLLKFLLSNETTLLAKHNIFHLALLVVNLFNMFITYGDTFLPTSNSYDELYYEIVRMHQVFDNLYCMVLRVSTNTGQWKEPASKVTHALVNVRAIINHFNPKIESYAAVNHISQLSEEQVLEVVRSNYDTLTLKLQDGLDQFERYSEQPKEAAFFKELVRSISLNVRKNVSLNTLSQDVLLKEFSSIS